The Calliopsis andreniformis isolate RMS-2024a chromosome 10, iyCalAndr_principal, whole genome shotgun sequence nucleotide sequence gtacttacttatattgcggattgtgtaagaCAGCATTCAGCGCAGCATCCATAGTTTGTTCATTAATATTGTCGATGTTTAGTAAGTACGCCATTTTTCTTCGAACCAAAATTTGCATATTTCTAGGTTGGTCTGCGAAGActggtattcctattataggaacaCCATAGTAGATAGCTTCTTGGGTTCCCATGAGACCACCGTGCGTTATGAACACACGAGTGTTTTTATGGCCTGCGAGAATTCATAAGATTCTTTCTTCATATGTTTTTTCGTGTCTTTTAGGATTAGTGTTTGCATGTAGGAACTTAGTTATTTACGTACCCAGTACTACTAACTGCGGTATCCAGGATGACGTAATCATGTTCTGAGGCATGCCAGGTGGTAATTTGGCAGGGTTGGCAGACTTCATCAACACTTTGATTGGTGCAAGCTTCGCGAACGATGAGTATAAACCTAGAATCGTTTTATTTGGCAATGTCTCAATGTTCATCATCGAACCCAGGGTAAAGTACACCAGTCCATGATCTGCAGAATCCAACCAATTCTGCAACTCCTAATTTACAAAACAAGAACGATAATATATTTAGTGCTTTTCCTATTCTTCTTGTTCAAAACGTATATACATGTATTATATTAGAAATTAAGTATTTTGAACTCACTGGATCTAGTTTCGTTTCAGTTTCAGGCTGGATATGCAACCCAGCGACTTCTACAATGCCTGGTACCATTGGTCTACTTCCATACAAACTATGGTGTCCATTTGTCAGAGTTAAAGATACTTTTCTTTCCAATTCTCGAACGTCGGGTATATCCTGACCCAGATATTTTCTCATGATCTCAGTCTGTCGATTCGTGTAATAATAAAAGAATTGTATTTCCCTGTTGATCAGCACGAAATTCCACAAACGATCGAAAAAAGTGTCCAGCGTGGATTTTGGGAACGGCATTCCTGGGATGAACGCGTAATTTAGGGGGCTGCCCATAAAATCATGAATAACAGATTTGTCTATATTGGTCACTATGATCGCCACTGGCACTTTCAGGAATGGACCGAATCCCAAGTTGCAAGCTGACCCAAAGTACTGAAACCAAAACGGGTTACTTTAGTTGCTGGATATTAGGTTTCACTGGTAACCTAGAGTTTGATGATAATTTTCTTCGTCATGAGCCAGGACATTTAATAGCAATTTTGGGAAAATTCAGATTTTGCTTTTCGAACTATTACGATATcagatttttattatttatttgtggATAAAGAGTTTAATGCTTTATTCGTGTCTAAAATTGATACTATCCATTGCAAAGATAAGATGATGTAACAGGTAAGTTTGAGTGTAAGCGAAAGCATTAAGATAAGATAGCTTTTTACGCAAATTTGGATGTTAATTACATTTGAAAActtttatttttacatatttaaaaatttgaaattatgaaattttaaatagtAGAATTACCTCAGTTATTACAAGATCGTACGGTGGATCGTTGGGAGGGTTTCTAATAAACTTCATCATTTTTTCGTGGCCCATTATTTCACAAATCTCGTTGCCGAATGTCGTAGAAAGGACATAGACTCCGTCCACCGCGAATTCCTTTCCGTATTTTACCGTAACGTTGTTCACAATTTTCCGCCGAGTTCCGGTTAAGTCGACGATGTCTGTGTAATTAGCGATCGGTTCTTTTCTTGGATAGTGGCTGATCATGTCGATTTGGTGTCCCTTTTTCGCTAATCCTTGACACAGAACTTCGGGCATCAGGAAATGACTCTTTCCTTCGTACGGAAAGAAACAGAGGATTCTGTAAGCCTCAATGGATGGCGTGCAAAAaacgaacgccagaaggatcaaTATGTTTAGGGATTTCATCTTTTTTTCTTCTCTTGGTATCTGTAAAAATcactttttaatttgatttttattTGGTCCAAATTTTGAAGAAAACAGTTTATCGATACGATTTAAGTTGTTTCGAATTTCTGTTATTAAGCCACGAAAGATATCACATTTCAAATTCACGTTCTGAGGAAATTCACCTTTGCTATCGCACAAGCAGATGCTCACAATTCACGAAACGTACTGATGATTTCGACACAAATCTGGCAGGAATTGTTAATCAGGCAAATACTCTTACGTATTCTCCAATGATCGAATTCCACTTTTTATCAAAGAGACGATAATGATCTACTGTCTGGGGACTGAACGACGACGCGAGTCGTACAATCAGGGCAAGTAGAACATTCACAATACAATTTTTGATGTTTGCCCTTACGAAACTCCGCCAAAAAACATATTTCAGACGATTAGATAACGAATAATCAGACAGACGAgatttactttttattttactaCTGTAAATAGGCATTTGTGGTGTTATGCTAAATTGGGTGCTCGAATAATTGCTTAAAGTGGTCCATGTTCATAgccttttcattttcaattatcTTCTTCTTTACGAATAACGCGAAGGGTTTAATTAAGTTGAAGCAAACTTTAAAATTGCAGTTGTCAACGGCGGAAGTTTCTTAAGTTATGCAACACACTGTGCAAATATTATAACTCTTCTTGAATCATGCATGTGCTATGGCCACACAGGAAACGCGATGTAAATGATATTAGTTCAAATTAATTAaagattaatattattaaacatTGACAGATTTTCTCCTAAACAAAGAATAGAAAACAGGTGATCAGCAGAATTCACTTCTTGACCGTGAATCGTGTCAGTAGTAATTTACTCATTTACGTAATACCAATTGGTGGTTATACAATGCTTGTCTTTTGAACTGCACTTACATGCATTGCTTGTCTAAGAGAGCTAAAGAACAAGATACAATATTTCAAACATATGTACATTTTCTTGAAAATATTTCCACATTTTTTTTATGAGATAAAATTCGTTAACATTACATTTTTTCGTCTCTATGAATTCTGTTTTTCGCCTCGTTAAAATATTTTCGCAGTACGTTGTTAGGACAGAACAAGGCAGAAGggcttaaaaaaaaaagaactagATGTAGATCGGAATCTTCTCTTCGTGTGATTTTGGAGCAAGTGAAACTCTCTCGCTGTTCAAACAGCTCtcgtaaataatatttttcactTCGTTCAGGTTAATGGAAATATTTCGAATGGCAGAAGTTTTACGGATGCCATAATACGCGCTAACCCAAGTTTTAAAGACATTAGAGCACTGTAAGTTCTTACCTGACTTCAAAACTTCAATAACTCTCCGAGAAATTGTCAAACGGttatgtattttaatagcattcagtTGGCTGACTCTTCGGTTAATCTTTCTTGAACTCCTGATGACTTGTTAAGGTAATTAAAACCATCATTCCATCGTCGACATCTTATTTCGATCTTGATCTACTTCTCTTTATAAGTGGCCGTATCGTTCCCTGAAGATTCCCCTTGTTGCTAATTTTGCAAAAGAATAAGCCACAAATCTTATATAGGTACTGTACAAAAAAATTATGATATAGAAAAATTTTGGGCAAAAATTAGTCAACTTTGACGCAGGATAACTGCGCGAAAAATAGTCGCAGAATcataatcttttttttaaattgaagcctGGAATCTGTACTTTAAGATACTGTATCTAGATTTTAAGTCTAATGTAGTTCTATCAGTGGAACCCCTTAAATTGTGAAGGCATGTTTGTcatattgaaaattgcaaactttgtcgaGATGTACAGACTTGCCAGAATTTTTTTCGCGGATGCCACTTACAGCACCATAAAGCTCGaaccttcctctttaatttaaaaaaaaattcaacttgctgcgattttttttggcaaagttacagcattttAAAGTAGACCTTGCATTTTTACAGTACATCGGATAGAGTCAATATACCACAAAATGCAAGgtctactttaaagtgctgtaactttgtgaaaaaaaatcgcagtgacttgaatttttttttaaattaaagaggaaggttcaatctttgAGGTTCTGTAAGTGGCATCTGCAAAAAAAATTCTAGCAAGTCTGTACATCtcgacaaagtttgcaattttcaatatgACAAACATGCCTTCAAATTTAAGGGGTTACACTGATAGGACTACATTAAACATAAAATCTAGATAGAGTATCTTAAAGTACAGATTCcaggctttaatttaaaaaaaagatcatgattctGCGACTATTTTTCGCGCAGTTATCCTATGTCAAAGTTTACCAATTTTTGCCCAAAATTTTTCAATTCAGTACACAGCAGTGTCCATTGCATTCATAGGCAGATCGCGAAACAATTTTGATGCTTTCCTCGTGGATACCCTGAAAAATTGAAGCAAAGCTCTGAGTAAGGTATCTATTTTAAAACCCTCTCCAGCTGTCTGGTTTTTTGTGGGCTTTGAGactattttaaaaaagaaactcaTTGTGAAGTAGTTGCACAATGTCCTTTGTGGAAGAAAAAAAGTTTTTGATAAAAAGTATAATGTGCGTTCCTAACAACTTTAGCACAGTCGTGTTCCTCTACATTGTTCATAGTATACTGAAAAATTCAAATGTCTCGAGGTCAGTAAATATAGCAACGTTTTTCATAACGAAGGCAAAAAATACTGTTTTCTAAAACATCACATGctcgtaaaatatttcgaaCAAGCTTCGAATCCAAAGAACGAAAATTGAAGTTAACATGAAAAAGGGGAAATCGAAGGGTCCCTCACTTGTACTTGGGGTCATGCAATAAAGCGTCAAGCGCAGCGTCCATGGAGCTCAGAGTGATGTTATCGACGTGTATCAGAATAGCCATATTCTTCTGCACCAAGATGTTCACGTTCTTCGCCTGGTCCCCGAACATAGATATTCCTATCATGGGCACGCCATAATATATCGCTTCTTGGATTCCCCTAAAGGCCACCGTGGGTTATGAATATTCTCGTATTTTTATGTCGTGTGAGAAATACATGTCACAAGCTTTTTTAATGTAGTTCGTTGCGGCTCGTAATTATGCAAGGATGGCTTAATAATGTCTACTAAAACGAATGCTATGTCCGCTTTGAAATTCGTATTTATTTCTTAATCTTATCTAATATGTGCAACTAAACAACAGTTGTGGAAAGGAATACTAGGATGTGCGCATACGGAATCGCAAGTTGTAAATTATATATTCTAATCGAAATGCAGTTTCGAAGAAAAGTGTAGGAAAAATGAAGGGAAAAATAGGTGAATTCTTAGCATATTCAGCACTGCGGTCGGAGGCATCCAAGGCAACGAAAGTACATTCCCAGAAAGACCAGGTGGCAATTTCTACAAGTTGGCGCGCCTCATTAAAACTTTAACTGGCGCCATTTTCGCATACGACGCGTACAGATCCAAGATCCTATCCTCTGGAAGCGTTTCGACGTTTATCAGTGATCCCATGCTGAAATACGACACTCCATGGTCCGCTGAATCTAGCTATGCCTCTAATTCCTAAACCGTGAAATTCAAGAGACACAGATTTCAGAGGTTGTCACGTGTAAATGAAAAACGATGCTCGAAACTTACTGGGCTTAATGTAGATTGGTCGAACTCGACGTGTAACCCCCCAACCTCGACCACAGCTGGAGTAATTGGTCTAATTCCATGAAAACTATGGTGCCCATTTATGAGAGCCAACGACACGTTGTTCTCCAGTTCCCTAACATCTGGTAAATCTCGAGCCAGATATTTTCTCGTCACCTCGGTCTGGTCGGACGTGTAATAACGAAGACGCTGCATCTCCTTGGAATTGATTAGAAAGTTCCATGGACGATCGAAGAACGTGGTTATGGTAGCTTTCACGTAGTAAGCTCTCGAAAATAAAGCATAGTTTATGGTTGTCCATGAAGCTACTGGCATAAGGTGCATCCAGGGAAGATAGTAGGCCAAAGCCAAGATAGCATGGCGAGCCAAAGTACTGTAAACGAGGGAAAAGAAGGCTACGTGAAGCGTAAGTAATGAAGTTGAAGATAAATGAGTGGAGCCATGACCAGACGACGCCAGCTAAGCGTTAAGTCGCGCGTGTTTACCTCAGCGATTACGAGGTTGTAAGGTGGATCATTTGGCGGGTTCCTAATAAACTTTTGCATCCTCTTGCTGGCCACTAAATCGCACAACCTGCCACCGAATTCTGTCGCGATATAATAGGTCGTTGCTTCGTTCGAAGGGCTTTCCCTTCCTTGATAGAAATGCTGTTAACGacgcttttccacgttccgcttaAATCGACGATGTCCGTGTAATTGGTGATCGATTTCTTGGTGGGGAAGTGGCTGATCATGTCGATCCGATGTCCCCTTTTCGCTAATCCCTTACACAGAGCCTTGAACATCCTGAAGTGACTCCTTCCATTGAAGGGGAAGAGGCAAAGAATCTTGTAACTTGTGATCGATAACACAAAAACGGTGGATATTAAGAGAAAAACATCGCCATACTAAACTCGAGTACTAAACAGTGCAAACATGGAACTGATTATGCTCTCTATGCCACTGACTTATATCTCTTGGTGGGAAGGAAAGTAATCTGTTacacaatatacatatgtatatgttacATGTTACTTCTTAAGAAACAATATCTTCGACTTGAAAAATAACTTTGTATTCTTCGTAAAGTTAAGAAATTCGTAATTCAGATCTCGGGATTCGGAAATTAAGTATAACCGTTTCTTTAatctaaaattgtttattttataattacaatGTCAAGGCACTTATTTAAAtacttttatatattattttaatttcttttcacGTTGAACGATTCTCCTTTGTAACATCGTCCATAAGAACTTTAAAAAGATATAGACGAAATAGATACTTAGTACAAAACACGCTATCAAAAAAGCTAAGATGTCGACTGAGTATAGTTGCCACCAAGGCATGTCCCCCAGTTTTGACCTCAGAGAAATCGGTCCATTTCTGATCACGTACTCGACCCAATACACTGCGGTGTCCCCTGCGCTCATTGGTCGATCTCGAAACAGTTTCGATACTCTTTTTGCAGATTCTCTGAAGAATAGAAATAAATTTCTTGTGTTTGAAATTTAGACTTCTTAACTCTTATCTCCGAATTTCATTCCTTCTTTAGTGAATTACCAATATTTGAAACTTTACCCTTTAATTGAAATGACTTACTTATATTTCGGGTTATGCAAAATAGCGTCCAATGCAGCGTTCATAGATTCTTCAGTTATTTTCTCCAGTTCCATTACAATAGCGATATTCTTGCTCTCCATTAACCTCAAGTTTTTCTCCTGGTCACCGAATAGTGGTATTCCAATTAGGGGAACACCGCAGTAGACTGCCTCCTGAACTCCCATCACACCACCATGTGTTATGAATACTCGGATGTTCTGGTGCTCTGTGAAAAACATCAACTTTTTCACTTCGTTTGCAAATCTTCTGTAAAACCATGAGTGAATCGACAATCAAAATTTATATTCAACATTCCACTTACTGAGTAGAGGAAGCTGAGGTATCCAAGACATTACGACCACATTACTCGGAAGACCAGGTGGCAGTTTCGTAACATTCCCAGACTTCATTAACACTTTAATCGGTGCAATTTTTTCGAAGGATGCGTAGAGACTCAATAAGGTCTTGTGTGGCATCGTTTCAATGTTCACCATTGAACCCAGGGTGAAGTATACTACTCCGTGGACAGCTGAGTCTAGCCAATCTTTCAGTTCCTGTGTATATGCCAAAAACAGATAAggctttgaaatattgaaataggtAGGCTGCGGAATTTTACAGTGAAACATGTCTTTAATTAGGTTCTGTTTCCCTAATTTTGTGTCTACCAATAAACTtctaataaatagtacagtgctAGAAAATGATTTTCTTTGCCAACATACCGGGGTGAGTTTTGCTTCGTCGCTTTCGATATGAAGCCCTCCGAGTTCGACAATACCTGGTATTATTGGTTTGACACCAGTCAGACTAAAATGCCCGTTCATGAAGATCAAAGACACTTTCTTCTCCAGCTCTCTGATATCAGGTAGATTCTGATCCAAGTGCTTTCGCACTATCTCCGTTTGAAACGACGTGTAATAGTAGAATTGTTGTATCGTTAAATAAGTCGACCAGAAATTATTTAGCCGATTAAAGAACGTGTTCACAGTAGTTTCAGGTTCGAACAACGCTGAGTAACTGGGATAGTTCTGAGAATTGCCTATGATCTCGTTGAGGTGACACGAATCGATGAAAGTTTCAGCAACAATTATTTGTGTGTTTAAGTATGGACCCAGTGCTAGGTAGCAAGGCATGCTGAAGTACTAAAATCCAAAGCAGAATACTATTAGAAAATAAGTGATTTCAAGTTAGAAAAGTTGCTTTTAACTACTTATGGATACAAGaaatataacaataaaaatgttACAAAACTTATTAACACTTATCTCGCAATATATTGACACTTTACTCACCTCTGTGATCAATAGATCGTATGGTTCCTTCGGTGGATTTTTGAAAAACTTCTGCATTCTTTCTTCTCCCATTATTTTGCATACTTCTGTGCCAAATCTTGTAGTTACAGTGTACATGGGTCTTTTTGTAAAACTTTTCACGAGATCGACAGACCAGTTGTTCACCACGGCGTCTCGAGTTCCCGTAAGATCAATTATATCTGTGTAATTGGCGATTGGCTTCGTAGAGGGATAATGACTAATCATATCAATTTGGTGGCCCCTTTTTGCTAGTACTTTGCACAGACTACTAGTGAAGATAAAGTGACTCTTTCCTTCGAAGGGGAAGACACATAGTATTTTGTATCCTTCGATTGAATTGGCGAAACAGATGAATGCCAAAAGTAACGGTATTATTATACGTGTCATTTTGAAACTTGATACGCTAAGACCGATTTCCTAATAATTCTAATACATCTTTGCTCAAAGGGATGCAAGAGTATCTTTTCCCGATTTAAACAAGTTAACGTCAAAAAGAGTATATGTGAAGCTATGTAGTGATCGGGAAGTTCTTCATCAAACCGTTGCTGAACTTCGACTGCCATTCATAAGTTACGTGGCGAAAACAACCTTTCGCTTAGACTGAGCATtcaatttaatttccaagtttatctaaCTTGTCGCCACGAGCATGCGGAATTGCATAGATAACGCTGTAAAATTATTTACGGGCTTCCCCTACGAGAGATGCTCCTAGTTCTCGGCCACTACTTCTTCGATATTCTCCTTCTTACTTTCGATGAAGTTGCAAAACATCTTGATGCAATTTTCGTGACAGTAAAGTACTTTCCCATGTGCTTTCAACTATAGTTTTCAATTTAATTACGCGCCATCTGCTTCTACCGAGAGAAGCAAAGGTGACATCCTCACAGAGGGTGGGGAGCAAGTGACCGAGCAAAAGATGTTACAATGATTTGAAGAGTATAGAGAAAACCAGCAAACAAAGCTGTGTAGAAGACCTACAGGGAAACAGAAGAAACAGATGGAAtcgaagttccatcgatctccctgtacaaaaatcttaaactttaAACTTAAAAGTAGTAAACCAAAGATATGAATGAAAGACAAGTGTAAGAAGTAGAAATATGTATTAATTGAATTCCATTGAATCCAGATCTTCATGGTAGTAAAGAGAGGAAGCGTAACATTGAGGTTCCGGATGAAGCAGGGTACATATAAAATAGCGGAAATAGAAGAAAGGGGGGCAAGAGatactaaatttaaaatttgagcaaaaCTTATCAGTGGTcaaagatgaccagtggtcagtgATGACGAGTGGTCAGTGATGACGAGTGGTCAGTGATGACGAGTGGTCAAAGATGACCAGTAGTcaaagatgaccagtggtcaaagatgaccagtggtcaaagatgaccagtggtcaaagatgaccagtggtcagtgatgaccagtggtcaaggaaATTCAGGCGTCCAGGCGCCAACCTGCCCACTGGCCAGGGGAGTCCAGGGTTCAGGAGTTCCTCCAGTGGATCCCTAGGAAGGTCCGCACCCTCCGAAGGACCCGCgacgagtgagacactcgtgctcctgcaggATATTTATACTGTCTCAGGGAAGATGAGAGACCAATCGAGAAACGATACCTTTAGGGTCAGTATTTCAAAATGCGTTTGCCATTTCAATCCAGAACCATGCGAACTTCACTTGAACTAAGTTTGAAAGCAGATGCGGGATAGTTAGTGCAAAGATCTTGAGAGACGGTACATCTTTTTGTAATTGGCTGTATCATTTCATTATACAGGCCCATTAAAAGCCAACGAAATTTCTTCCTCTATGTATATTTGTTGAATAGAAATAAAACATCAAGTTTTTGCTATCAGTACACGTTTCTCTAAGTTTACTACGAAGAATAATAAATTATGACAGCAATTGTATTCATGAGTAGAAGTTGTTACATGTCTAAACGTTACTTAGAACATTATCTCAGTTAATTTACATTAATAATTAACCAGGAAAAAATATACATTTCTACTATTTTTACGCTTTGCTCTGGCGGGAGCTatgtcaaatatttgaatatctaaatattcaaattatcgaATATTTTTCTCGACAAATTGCGATACTGAATCGATTCTCCAGTTTTCCCCTGACTAGCACGACAGCTAGGCTGGTCCTCTTTGACGCAGCTACACGATGCactttattcacaaacgtcaCTGCAGCTTCGTGCATTAGTCACTATCGATTCTCCCATCAGACATCAGAGGCTCGAACTTTTCGCGCTCTCAAGATGACCTTCGAGGACTTGCATTTATTCGAGTGACTAGTTCCTCCCATGCAATATTATcaggaatatttttttataataaatttcaCGATGTTATTCAAGTCATTCTTCCATCGTTTCAAATATTTCTATCGTCTTTTTAATTTCTCACAAGATAGTAACTCTTTCCATTTAATGTCAGACCTAAGTATTTTCATCCCCCTTCTTCAATTACAATTTCAACTTGGGTATTGTATCCAGCATTCCACGGAAGCAACATTCGCAGCAATCAGGGCTTGATTACACGTGAAATTACTCTCGAATTACGCGCAAGAGGATCACGTCGGAGGAAAAACCAAAAGGGGACTGTTCGCGAATTACAAAGTTTCTGTGCAGCCAATATCTCTATACGCCAACCCCGGTCAGCGAGATTCAAAGTCTCGCGTAAGATTTATCATTCCACCAATGAAATATGTTCACTGGTAATAGAAATCCTCCGTTACTCTTCTCTCGTTTTGCAAAAGCATTGTTCACCTAACGAAAGCGTTTGTCCTTTTTTCCTATTGCAGTCATCATTTAAAAACGTCGATTCAAAAGAGATTCAAATCAATTTGCCTATTTTAAAGACACTTTAAAAATGCATATCGTTTTATCTCAATTGTGAAGTTATCGACAAGTTTCAGAAATCGTCGCGGAGAATACATACAAGAatggaaaataattttatttgaatttaCTTTTGCAACTTCTAAATTATCAGAGTATTAACTTATAAAAAGGCTAGCAATGCGTGGTATAGAATATTTCAACGGAAGTGTCTAACATTTGCAGCCAGAATGTGACTGCTCCGTTACTCTTTGTTCGACGTGGGTATCTTCGTCACGTCGAGGAAAGTCATCAGCTTCCCAGTCACGGTAATTGCAACAACCTTTGCCCCGTAATTTCTGTCGGCTCCATAGGATGCCGCCGTACGCGGAAAGTGCATCCGCGTGTAATTTAAGTTACAAACGGAACACGCGACGTTTACATTAATCAGGGATACGTGTTCACGTGTCGAGCATACTGTGAAGTATCGCACTTGCTCGAGTGTTACAGCGTCACTCTCGAACTCTGCTGCACGAAACGACTAAATCAAACTAATTGATGAAAAATTTGCAGTAGAGGAATCGACACGAAATATCAGATTTTTATTTACACATTCTGAACCTTGTCGCTTTTGTAACTTTATCTCTTTATTTTACGAGCATATTACTATTCCTTTAACAATCCAGTTTTTCTGTAATGATTCATTATTTTCCACCCTGAaattattatacattatattctcAGCGATGGAAAATGAAGGGTGGTTTATTTTGA carries:
- the LOC143185235 gene encoding UDP-glucosyltransferase 2-like isoform X1, translated to MTRIIIPLLLAFICFANSIEGYKILCVFPFEGKSHFIFTSSLCKVLAKRGHQIDMISHYPSTKPIANYTDIIDLTGTRDAVVNNWSVDLVKSFTKRPMYTVTTRFGTEVCKIMGEERMQKFFKNPPKEPYDLLITEYFSMPCYLALGPYLNTQIIVAETFIDSCHLNEIIGNSQNYPSYSALFEPETTVNTFFNRLNNFWSTYLTIQQFYYYTSFQTEIVRKHLDQNLPDIRELEKKVSLIFMNGHFSLTGVKPIIPGIVELGGLHIESDEAKLTPPYLFLAYTQELKDWLDSAVHGVVYFTLGSMVNIETMPHKTLLSLYASFEKIAPIKVLMKSGNVTKLPPGLPSNVVVMSWIPQLPLLKHQNIRVFITHGGVMGVQEAVYCGVPLIGIPLFGDQEKNLRLMESKNIAIVMELEKITEESMNAALDAILHNPKYKESAKRVSKLFRDRPMSAGDTAVYWVEYVIRNGPISLRSKLGDMPWWQLYSVDILAFLIACFVLSIYFVYIFLKFLWTMLQRRIVQREKKLK
- the LOC143185235 gene encoding UDP-glucosyltransferase 2-like isoform X2, which produces MTRIIIPLLLAFICFANSIEGYKILCVFPFEGKSHFIFTSSLCKVLAKRGHQIDMISHYPSTKPIANYTDIIDLTGTRDAVVNNWSVDLVKSFTKRPMYTVTTRFGTEVCKIMGEERMQKFFKNPPKEPYDLLITEYFSMPCYLALGPYLNTQIIVAETFIDSCHLNEIIGNSQNYPSYSALFEPETTVNTFFNRLNNFWSTYLTIQQFYYYTSFQTEIVRKHLDQNLPDIRELEKKVSLIFMNGHFSLTGVKPIIPGIVELGGLHIESDEAKLTPELKDWLDSAVHGVVYFTLGSMVNIETMPHKTLLSLYASFEKIAPIKVLMKSGNVTKLPPGLPSNVVVMSWIPQLPLLKHQNIRVFITHGGVMGVQEAVYCGVPLIGIPLFGDQEKNLRLMESKNIAIVMELEKITEESMNAALDAILHNPKYKESAKRVSKLFRDRPMSAGDTAVYWVEYVIRNGPISLRSKLGDMPWWQLYSVDILAFLIACFVLSIYFVYIFLKFLWTMLQRRIVQREKKLK
- the LOC143184769 gene encoding LOW QUALITY PROTEIN: UDP-glucosyltransferase 2-like (The sequence of the model RefSeq protein was modified relative to this genomic sequence to represent the inferred CDS: inserted 1 base in 1 codon); the protein is MYIYGDVFLLISTVFVLSITSYKILCLFPFNGRSHFRMFKALCKGLAKRGHRIDMISHFPTKKSITNYTDIVDLSGTWKSVVNSISIKXRESPSNEATTYYIATEFGGRLCDLVASKRMQKFIRNPPNDPPYNLVIAEYFGSPCYLGFGLLSSLDAPYATYYVKATITTFFDRPWNFLINSKEMQRLRYYTSDQTEVTRKYLARDLPDVRELENNVSLALINGHHSFHGIRPITPAVVEVGGLHVEFDQSTLSPIPREEKKMKSLNILILLAFVFCTPSIEAYRILCFFPYEGKSHFLMPEVLCQGLAKKGHQIDMISHYPRKEPIANYTDIVDLTGTRRKIVNNVTVKYGKEFAVDGVYVLSTTFGNEICEIMGHEKMMKFIRNPPNDPPYDLVITEYFGSACNLGFGPFLKVPVAIIVTNIDKSVIHDFMGSPLNYAFIPGMPFPKSTLDTFFDRLWNFVLINREIQFFYYYTNRQTEIMRKYLGQDIPDVRELERKVSLTLTNGHHSLYGSRPMVPGIVEVAGLHIQPETETKLDPELQNWLDSADHGLVYFTLGSMMNIETLPNKTILGLYSSFAKLAPIKVLMKSANPAKLPPGMPQNMITSSWIPQLVVLGHKNTRVFITHGGLMGTQEAIYYGVPIIGIPVFADQPRNMQILVRRKMAYLLNIDNINEQTMDAALNAVLHNPQYKESAKKMSRLFRDRPLAPLDTAIFWIEYVIKYGPDVLRSPLVDMPWWKACLVDVIVFLIACAAFAIGLLIVLIKMVLKQIRGDSAKYKKKLE